The proteins below are encoded in one region of Penaeus chinensis breed Huanghai No. 1 chromosome 25, ASM1920278v2, whole genome shotgun sequence:
- the LOC125038717 gene encoding zinc finger protein OZF-like, producing the protein MSSTAIMDDSGLETEVNDSALEFIAVKEENIEDFCAESYHEIKNEISKCIGEDNTSYIKAEISDDVIEDSTYDLNDEISKGIGGDNTIYVKDENREDVCEGSSVYKKAEVNEDINEDNSIYIKDKSSKDIGDDNSVFVKAGDVYISEFPKLERTNYIDMEINKSNSNLLCEVGDPLKVEQFVMDNCEDRSSADSYETTVKGIGEDRTEKHFVCHICSLQFSCNARLSVHVKVHAKGRPHSCEVCSKSFYRKPHLTRHMRVHTKEKPYRCEVCSKAFSQKITLVTHMRVHTKEKPYKCDVCSKAFSQKTALVSHTRVHTKEKPYRCDVCTRSFAQKTALVIHMRIHTQEKPYKCEVCSKSFSLKGTLVNHARVHTKEKPYICKLCSAAFSYKSSLEEHTNEVHMKEKPYPCEVCNKAFAGKRALGKHMAVHTKDKPFKCEVCTKSFCYKHHLVHHMRVHTKEKPYKCDVCSKTFSQKTTLVIHMRVHTKEKPYKCEICSKAFSLKGTLVKHTKVHIKRKAYLCDVCGTGFSRKSRLMEHTKALHREEEPDK; encoded by the coding sequence ATGAGTTCGACAGCCATCATGGATGACTCGGGTTTGGAAACCGAAGTAAACGACAGCGCACTTGAATTCATTGCTGTTAAGGAAGAGAACATTGAAGACTTTTGTGCGGAAAGCTACcacgaaataaaaaatgaaattagcaAGTGTATAGGCGAAGATAATACTAGCTATATAAAGGCTGAAATTAGTGACGATGTAATAGAAGACAGCACTTACGATTTAAACGATGAAATTAGCAAGGGTATAGGTGGAGACAATACTATTTATGTCAAGGATGAAAATAGAGAGGATGTATGCGAAGGCAGTTCTGTCTATAAGAAGGCTGAAGTTAATGAGGACATAAATGAAGACAATTCTATCTACATAAAAGATAAAAGCAGCAAGGATATAGGTGACGATAATTCTGTCTTTGTAAAGGCTggagatgtatatataagtgaatttCCAAAACTAGAACGaacaaattatatagatatggaaATTAACAAAAGCAACTCGAATTTACTGTGTGAAGTTGGAGATCCATTAAAAGTAGAACAGTTTGTAATGGATAATTGTGAGGACAGAAGCTCAGCAGACAGTTATGAGACGACAGTTAAAGGTATTGGTGAAGATAGGACAGAAAAACATTTTGTCTGTCACATATGCAGCCTTCAATTTTCCTGCAATGCTCGTTTGTCAGTTCATGTCAAAGTACATGCTAAAGGAAGGCCGCATAGCTGTGAGGTTTGTAGCAAATCATTCTATCGTAAACCCCATCTAACTCGACATATGAGAGTGCATACGAAAGAAAAACCTTATAGATGTGAGGTTTGCAGTAAGGCATTCTCACAGAAAATTACACTAGTGACTCATATGCgggtacatacaaaggagaagccttaTAAATGTGATGTCTGTAGTAAGGCATTTTCACAGAAAACTGCCCTTGTGAGTCACACGAGAGTGCATACAAAAGAGAAACCTTATAGATGTGATGTCTGTACTAGGTCATTCGCACAGAAAACTGCTCTAGTAATTCACATGaggatacacacacaagaaaaacctTATAAATGTGAAGTATGTAGTAAGTCATTCTCTCTGAAAGGTACTTTAGTGAATCACGCTAGagtacatacaaaagaaaaacctTATATATGTAAGTTATGTAGTGCTGCATTCTCGTACAAAAGTAGTCTAGAGGAACATACAAACGAAGTGCATATGAAAGAGAAGCCTTATCCCTGTGAGGTATGTAACAAAGCTTTTGCAGGAAAAAGAGCTCTAGGAAAACACATGGCAGTTCATACGAAAGACAAGCCTTTTAAATGTGAAGTTTGCACCAAATCTTTTTGTTATAAACACCATCTAGTTCACCACATGAGAgtacacacaaaagagaaaccTTATAAATGTGATGTATGTAGTAAGACGTTCTCACAGAAAACTACTCTAGTGAttcacatgagagtacatacaaaagaGAAGCCTTATAAATGTGAAATATGTAGCAAGGCATTTTCTCTGAAAGGTACTTTGGTGAAGCACACGAAAGTACATATAAAGAGGAAAGCTTACTTGTGTGATGTATGTGGTACAGGATTCTCCAGGAAAAGTCGTTTAATGGAGCACACAAAAGCATTACATAGAGAAGAGGAGCCAGACAAGTGA